The Lutibacter sp. A64 genome segment TTTTTCTGATGATGAAACACGAGAAGCCATGCTAGAAATAAAAAACAATTCTGGCTATATTGCTGATCCACATGGTGCTGTAGGTTATTTAGGTTTAAAAAAATATTTAAGCAATCATAAAGCACAAGGTATCTTTTTAGAAACAGCACATCCAGTAAAATTTTTAGATGTAGTAGAACCTGTTTTAAATGAAACTATAAAATACCCACAACAAATTTTAAATGTTATTGATAAAGAAAAAAAATCGATAAATATTTCAACATATCAAGAGCTTAAAGAGTATTTAGTAAGCACTAAATAATTGTTTATATAAATAAAAAGAGTAGTTTAGTCAGGTATTTTAAATTAAAAAAATGAAAAACTACCTGACTTTATTATTGTTTATAGTAACAACTTCAATAATATCACAAAACACTTTAAAATTAGGCGATAAAATAAGTCCGAATGCCTCTATTAATGATGTTTCTTGGATTACTGGTTATTGGGAAGGTGAAGCTTTAGGCGGAATTACCGAAGAAATTTGGACAGCACCACTTGGAAAGTCTATGATGGGATCTTTTAAATTAGTAGTTGAAGATACCGTTCAATTTTATGAATTATGCACAATTACTGAAGAAAACAATAGCCTCCTACTTCGTATCAAACAT includes the following:
- a CDS encoding DUF6265 family protein; translation: MKNYLTLLLFIVTTSIISQNTLKLGDKISPNASINDVSWITGYWEGEALGGITEEIWTAPLGKSMMGSFKLVVEDTVQFYELCTITEENNSLLLRIKHFDKNLNGWEEKDTSIEFPLVKIEKNKVYFDDLTFEKISENELVIYVIFKEEGKDEIEMKFNYKLAK